The following DNA comes from Triticum aestivum cultivar Chinese Spring chromosome 3D, IWGSC CS RefSeq v2.1, whole genome shotgun sequence.
AATGCCTGTGTTCATATTCTCAACTAGGTCATAGGGGCAATTGGGCAAAAGAAAGTTGGCACGTTTGATGGCAAAATATACCTCCAGTGCTGGAAATTGCTCCCAATACCACATGCTCTGCAATCACGGTCAATGTAGTCGAACCTGCATCATTACTCTAGGTTATGCCAAAACCAGATGATGGTAGAGACAATGGTAGACTTATAGACGGAATTTGGAAGCACGATACAAAGAAGGTCCTTACTTGTCAACATCTATACCGTTGCGCCCATTAGCAACAATGTCGTAAAGGAAACGCTTCTCCTTCACACCCTGTGAAGAACCAATCTACATTTAATCAATCTATTTCATTCGAAATGGGTGATTAAAATAGTAGGAGAGAACAATATACATACTTCTGCTGTGGAGACGTCAGAGCTTGCAACTATCATTTCCTGCAGAAATTTTTGAAGGAGCAGGGTAAGAATTTAATAACTTTTTAGAACAGCACACTGTGCTGTACTATTACAAGCTATGCACCCTACAAATGAACTTCATGCCCGACTGCTCCAGGTTTTTCATTTCATATTTTTATAACAGTACTACCTAGAGATGGCAGGTTGCACAATTAACTGAATTCTATCGCTTCAAAATTGGAATGATAACTAAGTTGGTGCCACCACAAGTTCTTATATGAAATGCAGTTTACCTTGATAACTTTCAGATAATCAGGTTCAATATCTATTGAGTGTTTATCGACAATGCTGTCCAGAAGCAGTGCAGACATATGTTCATGGGACCTGAATAAGCAAATGagattttatttattaaaatgttagACCAAAATCTCCAGATAACTTTAACAGATTAACAGGCATATGGAAACACAGATAAGTGGATGAATAATCATTAACCATGCAATGTTAATATGCTCACACATGTGGCACCTTGACAACTAAAACAAAATGTTGTAGTTGGGAAAGAGAATCACCATGTTGATCCTGGATTAACACAAGGAAGAAACTCATGCTCAAACAGATGACTGAAGGGGCCATGTCCAATGTCATGTAAGAGACCTGAACAGAATTATCACAAAGATCATTAACAAGCAAAACTTGTTGAGCCACGGTTGAGAACACCAACCTGCAAGTTTCACAGTTTGCACATCAATGCGGTCAATGCCAAGCTCGTTTCCCTGTTGAGTGAAAAAAAATGCATAAGCTTCTGCATTATAAGTAAACTGACACTTGCCAGTATATATCAGTCAAGACAGTGCTCCATGGTACAAACCTGGTACTTCTGAAGATTGTTCATAGCCTCCCCAGCAAGTCTATAAACACCCAATGAATGTTCAAAACGTGTGTGGACAGCCCCGGGAAACACCAGATATGTAAGGCCTGAAAAGCATACAGAGCATGTTACACAAACATCAATGAACTGTAAATTTCATCAGAGTTGGATTACCAATAAAAGAAGCTCACAGCACACTtcattttagattttttttctaagATCATCTaaatcgtactccctccgtccggaattacttgtcgcagaaatggatgcatctagaactaaaatatgtctagatacatccatttccgcgacaagtaaatcgagacggagggagtatacagtAAACACTGTTGCACAAAGAAGTCTGCGGTCGCCTGACAAAATTTAAGTAGCAGTGCACTTTCACTGTTCACTAGCACACAAACAAACAAAGGATATGGGACTCCATTTAGATTTCTGACACTCCCAGCAAGATAGAATGCAAAGTTCCCAATATGGTTTCTCTAGCAAGGGAAGAAAACTCACCAAGCTGTTTCAGATCCCGCAACCTGGATgaaatgatgcaatgaaatgaacacaTAATTAGGCCATCTAGAAAGTTAAATAGGCAAATGAGCAGCAATAATTTGGGAAAACTCAAGTCACCTCTGAAATTCCTCTGTATCCACAAATTCACGGGCCAACTGCACATCAGAGGAAGTAATTGTCATTATTTAAGAAAAGTGAATAGCTTAAGGAACAGAAATTATCAGAGAAAGTGACTCTTATTACAGATGATGAATAGTTGGGAGTAGAAGTTATCTAAAGCTCTATTTCTCAGTAGACATAGAGAAAATTAGTAATAAAAGTTGAACTATTTTTCCATATATATGAAATAGACAATTAGTGTGATCATATATACTGACTGATGACTGACCACGCATCCAAGTTACATAAAGCAACTATTTATTCATGAAAAGAAACAGCAGGTGCAGGTTGTACTTGCAACGCATGCAGAGCACTGAAGCTTAAAATGGAAAACCACTTGGCCAACAGCAAGAGGACAAGGGAAGTTATGCATGATCATTAAATACTGTAGGACACAGAGAACTCCCAACAGAATCCTCAGTGGTTGAACACATTTAAGTTTAAATAAAAGGAATGTACATATGTGCAGTATGAGATCCTGTTAACTGGTTGCAAGACTGAAGATGGTCCAATGCTAGTGCCATCAGAACTGAGTTACTCAAATTCAGGATACTGAAATGCTAAAACAGTCTACAGATTACTACTGCCCATGGTGGAAAGTAAAAGGGACCCAGCATAACTTAAATACGACCTAGTAAAAGGGACCCAGCATAACTTAAATACATATATGCAGTATGAAATCATGTTAATTAGTTGTAGCACTGAAAATAGACGAGTGCTAGTGCCATCGGATACCAGTGCTCACAACTGAGTTATTGAAATTCAGAATGCTGAAATGTTAAAACAGTGTGCAGATTACTGCTATCCATGGTGGAAAGTAAAAGAGGCCCAGTATATATAACCTTAAATACAAACTAGTTGAGATCAATAGATCAAACACATTAGCACGGACGTTACGAATTGCCATAAGCAGAGCAGCAGCTACACCAGACAGTGGTAACTGTAGTGTGGTACAATAAAGCACAAAGAGTAGCCAAGCCAAAAATAGCCATGAAGTGAGTTGCTGAAACTGTCCTTTTGGTGCATCACTAAACTAGTACTATGCTCCGTGTTCCATTACTAGGGGGACGCACGTTACAGCCCAAGCACTAATAATATATAAACAAGCCAATGAAAACGTACGTTTATTAATTATGAATCCCATAATAATAACCATTATAATACCCATCGCTCTCAAGGTTGACCTCACTAAGGTCAGGCAACAACAATATTCTCATTCTCCGGTGGAGGAAACAGAAACAGGTCATACATTAGCACAAGCAAGCGTGGAAAAGGTCCACCGAATTTTAAATCTGTCGGGCACATGGCGCAGCCAACCAATTCAATTTTAAAACGGAACGGCACATGGGGAGTACTCCTTCATACTAGCTAGTAATAAGCAGTTGATACGCCACAGCAACAGAAACAAACTTGCTAAAATCTGAAGAGGAAAAACTGCGCAGGCGCAGATACTGCTAGTAATGCACTGGGAGCAGATAGATAATGTGGTGGACGGGGACTTGCGGTGTCGTTGCTGTTTGGCCCCGTCGTGGAGCACAAGGAAACGAACTAAAATCGCGGCGCCCgacgatgaaacgcagcaggatcGAGCAAACGGACATAAGGAAACGCATACTAGTGCTCGAAAAAAAAAAAAACTCGGACCGCGCGCGGGCAGATCAGAGATTGGGGGGTGGGGAAGCAATGCGGCGCGGGCGCGGAGGAGCGAGCGCTGCGATGAAGGCCCGAAACGAATCGAATCGCCGACCAACCCGAGACCGACGGATTGCTCGCCGAAACCACCGGGCGGAACCCCGCACCCGACCAACCAATCAATCCCGCGATAAGGCAACCAAGCcgccgcaacaaaacaagagcAAGCAGGACGCGAAGGGGAGGGAGGAGAGGATAAGGGGAAGCAATCGAATCGGTGGCTCACGGGGTCGAGGGAGATGTTGCCGTGGAGGTTGTCGAAGACCTGCTTGGTGGAGCAGCGGTCGTAGTCGCCGTACTGGTACCTCGCCGCCGGGGGCAGCGGCAGCACGGCCACCGCGACCGGCTGCTCCCCCtccgcaaccgccgccgccgccgggtcgCAGTACTCGCCCATCCTCCGCGGTTCGCGGAACCCCCGCCGCTTGGCCTGGGGAAGGTTCGAGGCGTGCGTGTCGTgcgtttggtttggtttggtttggttgtgGGGTTGGAGGGGATGGGGGTCGGGAGAGGCACAAAAGCAAGCAAACTGCAAAGAGGATTGATTAATTCGTAAATGGAAGGTTCGCATTAGGATTTAGACTAGACTAAGCAGTAAGCACCGAGGGTCGCGCTGGCTAGCTGGCTGGGACGTCTCAGTGCCTGGCCCCGCGTGTCGGTCGACGGCCCGGTGTGACGAGCCGTGACGTGACGCCGTCGCGGGGTTCCTAATGGGAACGCACCGGCATAGCCAAGCCAAGGGAGTTCATACATACATAGCCTAGGCGTAACGCCAAGAATAATATTCCATTCTTCATAATGCTGCCTACTACTACTTGTAAGTTTATGAATATTGGGCAATTTACTAACTGACGACCGTTTGGGATAGCAAACAAACGCAATTTTCCACACAGTTTTAGTTGGACGCGAGATCAAATGCTGGCGGTTTCTGAAGAAAATGTCATGCATCACGGCGAACGTTCGCCAGCTATTAGGGTCCATGAATGTATGGTTCCTGGCCGTCAGTCCTTCCTTCACCTCCTCGCTGCGACAAAACTAATGGTCGGGCTAACCCTATGCATCGGTGAATGAAGGCGGCATTGAGGAGGTCTCTGCTCCAACAGGCCTCCGCTCCGGCACCTGCCGACGATGAGATGTGATCTACATGTGGCAACTTACGCATGCGCCAACACCAGCCTTATGCGTCCCACTTAGCCGGTCCTCCACTCGGACGTGCGATTGGCCTCGTGGTCATGCGTTGCTGGGCAGCCGTCATGAGGGGCCGGGGGGTGTCTTAGACCTTCAAATTCGATGGCATCTACGGGTATGCTTGTCGGTTGAATCTGCAGCCACAGGCTAGGACAACGAAGTAAGAGGACTGTGCGGGCTGCTGGAGCGTCTCACAGTGTATTTTGACGGCGCATCTTCCTTCATCGTCAGTCTTTGTCGTGTGTGCAACGACGAACTTCTCAATTAGGAGTCTTGGTGGTGACTGACTCTTGTCATAACCCAAGTGCACAGAAGGACGCCTCGCCTCAATCGATGCTATACATTGTCGGTCCAGTAGCATCTTCTTTTATTCGCTTCGACGCTAGGGTTTTTACTTTCTATTTTTACATTTTCGTTTTAAGATTTCTCATGTATAAATGTTCTCATTTTTGTGTCAGTTTTCTACTGGTTTTTGCGAGGGTGGTTTTTCCACATTTTAAATGTATATCTACATTGGAATTTACTTTACATagttttttttaaaatgttcaccaCGCATTAAAAAGATATTCATGGAATGTGAAAGTTTGTTTGTGCGGTTTAACTTTTGTCATACAATTAAAAAAAATATCATGACACTTCAAAAAAACTCACAATTTCTAAAAAAAATGTTAATGAAAATGTAGAAAATGACACCGCTTTCGCATTCCTGCCTCTCCTCTTATTATGAGCAAATATTCACAATCTGGATTCGACCTGAAGGGATTACAAGAAGCTCTCAAACCCAATTTTCCTATTTGCTTGTCTCTTAGAACCTTCATAATTGGCAAAATGAAGTGGACATTTTTTCAACATGGATGGAGTATTTTTTGAAAatgtcatgaatatttttaaaaactGTGTGATACTTTTGAAGTGTTATGAGCATTTTTAAAATGTCACAAACTTTATTTAAATTGTGCGAAACATTTTTACAAAATCATGCGATTTTTTACATTGCATAAACATTTTTTTATGTCATGAACATACTTTCAAAATGCGTGTACGTTTTATAATACGATCAGTTTTTTTAATCAAATGAAGATTATTTAAAAATTACACGAACAATTATGTACATTATGTGGCCTATTTTAATGCATAGTGAgtctttttttttgaaaacttaGTAAAGTAATTATAAAAATATGTATATTTATAACATTCTGAAAATTTATTAAAtatcaaaatgaaaaaaaggacAAAGCAAACCAATCGCTTCCAACTATGGCGGGCCATTTAGGCTGGCCCTAAGTCGAGCGGTTCTACCAGCTCACAACAGGCGAGACATAGGCGCTCCCAAGCCAACTGTTTGTTAGCATTTATTTCTTGGAGGGTCTATTTATCACTTGTAGCGAGATAGAAGGACGCCACACCTCAACGGCCGCTATACAGGGTTGGTCCAGTAGTGCCTTCTTATTTGCTTCTACGCTAGGTTcattattttctttctgtttttacaTTTTGATTTTTTTGGATTTCTCATGTACTAAAATTGTTCTGATTTTTGGGTCAGTTTTCTCTCATTTCCACGAGAGTGGGTTTTTCACATTTTAAATGTATATCTACATAGGTATTTACTTCacatagttttgaaaaatgttGACCGCGCATTAAAAAGATATTAATGGAATCTGAAAGTTTGTTCATGCAGTTTAATAAAATGTTCATACAATTAAAAAGAATTCTCATGGAACTTCAAAAATACTCAaatatttcaaaatatgttcataacATTTCTTAAAAAAATGATCATAAATGTAAAATAGGACACTTCTAGAAAACCAACCATAGCACACGCAGTTCATTCAAACATTTTGAAATATGTTCATGACATTTCTAAAAAAACTTGAAAATTTAAAAAACGACAATGTTTTCGCATTCTTCGCTCTCCTATTATTATGAGAGGATAATTGAGAGCATCATCTACATCAAGACCCTCACAACCTGGATTTTTTTGACCCAACACCGTAGAACAAAATGTTCTACGgtaaatatatttaaataaataTAGTACAGTATAATACAGGCCCCCAAAGGGAAGAACTAAGGTATGCAGCTAACCAATGCCTGCTCGAGGAATGAAACTCATGATTACATATTATGATATATCCACTGAG
Coding sequences within:
- the LOC123076725 gene encoding deoxynucleoside triphosphate triphosphohydrolase SAMHD1 homolog — encoded protein: MGEYCDPAAAAVAEGEQPVAVAVLPLPPAARYQYGDYDRCSTKQVFDNLHGNISLDPLAREFVDTEEFQRLRDLKQLGLTYLVFPGAVHTRFEHSLGVYRLAGEAMNNLQKYQGNELGIDRIDVQTVKLAGLLHDIGHGPFSHLFEHEFLPCVNPGSTWSHEHMSALLLDSIVDKHSIDIEPDYLKVIKEMIVASSDVSTAEGVKEKRFLYDIVANGRNGIDVDKFDYIDRDCRACGIGSNFQHWRLLEGMRVMGDEICYPAKDYLSIHKLFTTRADLHRTVYTHAKVKAVELMLVDALVEANEYLGISLHADDPEDFWKLDDTIVKSIETAPNDELKKAKEIIQRIRRRELYKFCNQYSVPKDKLDHFKNITAQDIVCSQITSKVLLKEEDVAVSNVKIDLTRGKDNPLESIKFFKDFGCEEKFPITDERVSHLLPVCNQDRIVRVYAKKPDLVEAVSEAFENLQLRMYGEKTQVHDTPTKKKRRFN